Within Streptomyces sp. NBC_00704, the genomic segment GCGTCCCGCCTGATCAGCGCCTCACGGGTGCGGTGCAGGTCGGCGCCCTTCAGCTCGCCGCTGCGGCGGGCGGCGCGGGCCTCCGGGGAGGCGGTGAGGAAGATCTTGAGGTCGGCGCCTGGCAGCACGGTCGTGCCGATGTCCCGCCCCTCGACGACGATGCCCCGCTCCGCGGCGGCGGCCAGCGACCGCTGCAACTCGGTGATCCGGGCCCGCACCTCGGGCACGGCGCTGACCGCGCTGACCTTGGAGGTGACCTCCTGGGTGCGGATCGGCGCGGCGACGTCGACGCCGTCGACCGTGATGGTCGGGTGGGCCGGGTCGGTGCCGGAGAGGATCTCGGGCTTTCCGGCGACGGCCGCGATCGCGGTGGGGTCCTCGATGTCGATCCCGTTGTTCACCATCCACCAGGTGATCGCCCGGTACTGGGCGCCGGTGTCCAGGTAGCTCAGTCCGAGCCGGCCGGCCACGGCCTTGGACGTGCTCGACTTGCCGGTGCCGGACGGACCGTCGATGGCGACGATCACGGGCTGGGCGGCGCCGTTTTCCACGGGGGGACACCTTCCTGGTGCGAGGCGGTGGAGGTACGGGGCGCGACTGTGCCCCGTACAAGGTTACCGGCCGCACGTCACTCGTCCGGCCGCACGGCCCCGCCGGCCCTCCGCCGACTCCCGTCGCCCCCCGCGCCGAGCCGCCCCAGCGACCCGTACCGGCCCCTCGGCCGGCAGCCGCCGCGCGGCCAGGACAGGACCGTCGCACGGCAGGCCATCGGCTGCCCGGCTGCCCGGCTGCCCCACCGCTCAGCCGTCGGACGGCCCCGGCTGAGAGGCCGTCCCGTCGCCCCGGCAGTCAGGGGGTCCGGATGCCCGGCGGCCTTGCGCTTGCGGAGACAGGCGGTCCGGCCGATCCACCGACCGGCGACCGGCGACCGGCAGCCTGACGGGCAGGCGTCCGGTGCCCGGCGGTCCGGTGCCCGGCGGGCCGGTGGTCCGGTGGTCCGGTGTCAGGCGACCCGGCAGCCCGGCTGGTCGACCGTCCGGCAGTCCGGCTGTCCGGCAGCCCTGCGCCCGGTGGTCCGGTGTCAGGCGGGCCGGTGGTCCGGCTGGTCGACCGTCCGGCAGCCCTGCGCCCGGCGGTTCGGTGTCAGGCGGTCCGGTGGTCCGGTGGTCCGGTGTCAG encodes:
- the cmk gene encoding (d)CMP kinase, with product MENGAAQPVIVAIDGPSGTGKSSTSKAVAGRLGLSYLDTGAQYRAITWWMVNNGIDIEDPTAIAAVAGKPEILSGTDPAHPTITVDGVDVAAPIRTQEVTSKVSAVSAVPEVRARITELQRSLAAAAERGIVVEGRDIGTTVLPGADLKIFLTASPEARAARRSGELKGADLHRTREALIRRDAADSSRKTSPLAKADDAVEVDTTALTLTQVIECVVTLVEEKRAAR